From Rhopalosiphum padi isolate XX-2018 chromosome 2, ASM2088224v1, whole genome shotgun sequence:
tttgaaatcagagtaataattgtttttacacATTATCAAACAGGTAGAAAAATACCTCCTCTTAATGCTAATACCAAATGTAATACAGATCCTCCTTGAACTTTGTAATCTTGGGCAGTCTTTTCATCGTTCCTAAaagcaaaaatatttgttacgtCTAAAATAGAAAACGTGAAATTTTGGTCTTACATTTGTTTCCCAGAAAAAATCAATCTTTGTTGCTGAGGTGGAATACCCTCTTTTTCTTCAACTCTTTCTTTAATTCTTTCTACTCTATCAGTGGGTTCTATATCAATTTCGATCTACAatggaaaattaaaacattatataacaaacaataatatatca
This genomic window contains:
- the LOC132922490 gene encoding NEDD8: MLIKVKTLTGKEIEIDIEPTDRVERIKERVEEKEGIPPQQQRLIFSGKQMNDEKTAQDYKVQGGSVLHLVLALRGGIFLPV